Proteins from a genomic interval of Campylobacter concisus:
- a CDS encoding hydroxymethylpyrimidine/phosphomethylpyrimidine kinase has protein sequence MKNILIIAGSDSVGGAGVQADIKTCEAFSCYAATAITALTAQNTNGVSNIFATNVTNLNEQIKMVDEELNIDAIKVGMLFNKELISCVGSWLEKFHKQGIKIVIDPVCVAKSGSKLLEDDAIASLKELFKFADIITPNIDEAKVLELDSKNLPCDMILKRSTVAEICEDTLFKKNGDVLKFEEPLIKPEIMHGAGCSFASALACLLANGHTKEEAIKLAKRYILNAIKNAITTKFGKRLLNHKVGING, from the coding sequence ATGAAAAATATATTAATCATTGCAGGAAGTGATAGTGTTGGTGGTGCTGGCGTGCAGGCTGATATTAAGACATGCGAGGCATTTTCTTGCTACGCAGCGACGGCTATCACGGCTCTTACGGCACAAAATACAAATGGCGTTAGCAATATCTTTGCTACAAATGTTACAAATCTAAATGAACAAATCAAAATGGTAGACGAAGAGCTAAACATAGATGCCATAAAGGTTGGTATGCTTTTTAATAAAGAGCTTATATCTTGCGTTGGCTCTTGGCTTGAAAAATTTCATAAGCAAGGCATTAAAATAGTAATAGACCCAGTTTGCGTAGCAAAATCAGGCTCAAAGCTACTAGAAGATGACGCGATAGCAAGCTTAAAAGAGCTTTTTAAATTTGCAGACATTATTACGCCAAATATCGATGAAGCCAAAGTTTTGGAGCTTGATAGCAAAAATTTACCTTGCGATATGATCTTAAAGCGAAGCACGGTTGCAGAAATTTGCGAAGATACTCTTTTTAAAAAAAATGGTGATGTGCTTAAATTTGAAGAGCCACTAATAAAACCAGAGATCATGCATGGGGCTGGATGTAGCTTTGCAAGTGCGCTGGCCTGCTTGCTGGCAAATGGACACACCAAAGAAGAGGCCATAAAGCTAGCCAAAAGATACATTTTAAATGCTATTAAAAATGCAATTACGACAAAATTTGGCAAACGCCTACTAAATCATAAAGTCGGTATAAATGGCTGA